The following is a genomic window from Chaetodon trifascialis isolate fChaTrf1 chromosome 13, fChaTrf1.hap1, whole genome shotgun sequence.
CGCCAGTTTCTTGTTATTAATCCCTTTTATTCGGGCCTTACTGCATTGTTAGCAATAACCTCTTTCCACCGAACATATACAGTGGTTAGACACTATATGCACTATATTTCCATAAACTACATATAGAGGCTGATCTTCTGTTAATCTGCCCAGTGTTCGTTTTATTAAACTAATTATACCAGATGTTTGGTTTTCCAGCACAATTAATGATGTGATCGTTAAGCTATGATTGATTGACGTTGACataatgttagcagctctggACACTCATAAAGACTAATACTGATCAATTGCACATTAATACAAGCAGTGTTTTCCATGATCATCAACCACAGTCAGCTAGTTTGAAACTGAGTTTATATTAACCTGGACCAGAACACCGATCATCCGATCTAGATTGACAGTGAAAAGTTGAGTGTTTTACCCAGAAGGTACATCTAGGTAGATTAGGAAGAACTTTATTGGGTGTCATCAGAGGTGGGTTATTATTTGTATAGAATAGGTGGTGGATATGTTAAAGCTCATTCTAGTTTATCTCCATTTCTCACCCAAAATGTACATAACTATACCGATGAGGAATGTGGATGTCACACCTTGGGGACTGTTACAGCCTTACTGATCAATGCTTGTAGCTTTGCTCTGTCTATCAGACCCAACACAATGTTTGTGTGATCTGCAAAAGGAtaatttttgaaacatgtttttataaTTCTACCTTTTCAGGATCCCAGCTGAATGCACAACTAGAAGACTGGCTGTCCAAAGCACAGTCCACGATCAGACCTGCCCGAGCCATCATAGCGCCGTAAGCACACGGTGACAAATGGAAGGAAGATACAATCTGAACATGTCAAAAGGCATCAGTGATGCCATCTCGTTCTAATTCGACATGTTCTTGTTTGCAGGCATGCTGGCTATACCTACTGTGGTGCTTGTGCAGCACATGCCTACAAGCAGGTTGATCCTTCTGTTACGTAAGTCATTCAGTTTTCTATCCCTGttcaagaaaatgttttttatgactGTTTCTTATCTTCATTTCCCCCCCACATGAACAGATGTTAGTTAAGATAGTAGAGTCTAGCGCTGGCGGTGGGCCTTTTGTTAACAGAGTAAGTGAGATAATGTTCTGTTGCCCTTCAGTCGTAGGGTGTTCATCCTGGGACCTTCACACCATGTGCCCCTCTCCCGCTGTGccctgtcacctgcagaaatCTATAGAACACCTCTCTATGACCTGAGAATCGACCAGAAGGGTATTCACTGTTTTCACTCATGATgttgctgtttctttctgttttgtgtgtgtgtgtgtgtgtgtgtgtgtgtgtgtgtatttattacTCAATCTCATATGTTAACATAGGCTAACTGGTTAATTATTTAGGAGGGTATTTTAGGGCGCATGTGAGGGATTAACAGAACTACAGTTTGCATTGCAAATATGCCAAAAACCAAATGAGACACATTTTTTCAGGCATATCTGGATCATTGCACctaaaaaggtggaaaaagagCTAAGTTTAACCCTTCTTGATTGGGATTATTATAGTCTGGCCTGACCAGAGCTCCAACATGCAGACCTCAAGCTGTCTTGGGAGGCGATACAGTTTTAATCATCCTCCAGGGACCAGACAGTTCCCTGACTCTTAACGTAAAGACTTTCTCAATTATAAGGTTTTGCTCAACGAGACACTTATCAGGATTCCCAGTTCAGATGAATGTGCTGCTCCAAAAATGACATAATCAGTAGACATGGTCGTGATAACATGCTGAAGTTAAAGTGAAACTCACCTCTCTTTTACAGTTTATGCTGACCTCTGGAAAACTGGGTTGTTTGAGCGGATGAGtctgcagacagatgaagatgagCACAGTATTGAAATGCACTTGCCTTACACTGCTAAAGCCATGGAGAGGTAATGCACATTGGAGTGGCACTCGTTGAACTAGAGCATTGACACTACACCCTTTCAGAGGGAGCGTTCTCACAGAATGATGAATTTTCTTAAAAGTGCCCTGTGAAGCTTTATTCTGAAACTAAAAGTTATCTTtgtattcatgtgttttgcTTGCAGTCTGCAGTTTTTCGCATGTCATCACCACCTGTAGATCATTGGAATAGCGTGATACCATTGGCAGGAATATGCGTCACATGTGCTCGCACAtcataaacaaaacagggaCCTGCTAAtcaaaaacaaaggtcaaaaaTTCCACACAGCACCAAAGCCTTGACAAGAAGGCAATAGAAGACCTCTTTTACTTCTGTACATACTATAAACTGAAATCACATTAGTTCAGCGACACATGCAAAGTGTGATATGCATAATTGATATAGCCTTCTGTTGGGTTGGCAGGAGCCAAAGGCATTTTCTTGGTTCAGGAAAACAGTGATCAGGTAGTGTGAAGGGAACCAAGCACATTAGCTCAGTGTGTAATCATTCAGACAAGATTAACCAAAACCTTTGGTGTTGACTGACAAGAAACAGTGACCTGGGTGTTGCACAACGTGTATAAAGGTGCACCAGTGTCAGCTGATCATGCAGTAGACCAGAGGTTAAAGTTCCCATTCTCACTGATGGATgtgctgttaaaaatgaattagTGCTGACTTTATTTCCATCTGTGCCCATTGTACTGAGTTATGACTGTGAGGCGCAATTATTACACTGACATTAATTCAATAATCTGATGTTGCAGCCACAAAGACGAGTTTAGCATCGTCCCTGTGCTTGTGGGTGCCCTGAGCGAGTCTAAGGAACAGGAATATGGGAAGCTGCTCAGCAAGTACCTGGCAGACCCCTCCAACCTTTTCATTATCTCCTCCGACTTCTGCCACTGGGGTAGGTACAGACTAATACTGAGTGTGTGAGATTCTTCTGCCATTAAAAGTACAGTGTATATAATATTGTGATCAATTCGGCTTAAATGGTCATAGCTGTGATATCTGTTTCTCTTTTGAAGGTCAGCGGTTCCGCTACACATACTATGATGAATCTCAAGGGGAGATCTACAGGTCTATTGAGCATCTTGATAAAATGGTAAGCACAAGATATGTTTGATCCAAATATGAGATCAGCTGTGGGTTAAAATTTAAAGAACTGTTTTTGATCATCCACAGCCACATGCACAGCTGTTATGGTAATGAAGCACATATAAAATTTGCACTCATGCCACAATGAGCCAGACCCATGATACTTAGATAATGCATTTTGAATACCTCATGTGCTCTTAATGTGACTATTTACTTTAATGTGCCAGCTAAAAATTCACAAAGTTAAAATATAGAGGGGCAGAGAGGATGAAGCTGTAGCAGGTCAAAAATGGAGTTTCTGGAGAAATGGATTTCTCTAAAGAACGACGTTATCTATAAAAACCGATAGTCTGTGCTTTGCATTAAAGTTGTGTAacctttgtgtctctgctcgTGAAGGGGATGGGCATTATAGAACAGCTTGATCCCATGTCTTTCACCAACTACTTGAAGAAGTACCGCAACACCATCTGTGGGCGCCACCCGATTGGAGTGCTGCTAAATGTAAgtaccacagaagaagagcctCACCAGGTGTATTGGTGTTTAACATTGTGTAGGCATGTTAAAAGGTGTTCTATTGACTTTTTGCTTCTCTGCCAGCTCACCTTGCAGGCAGTGCAGTCCCACCCCCCTCCGCAGTTGCAGTGCCTTTACATCAAGCCGTCTGTTCTCGCACATGCAGTTTATCGTGATAGCTGTGGCACCACCCAAAATTCTTTGTAATTTTTGACACGGCGGGTCCTTGATTTCAGACCAACCAAAGGAGCTTCTTGTTTCTAGCTAATAGCTGTTCATTTAGAAATGATCATCTTGATCTTATGTTGCCAGATTTTATGATTCCAGCTGACTTGTTTTAAAGAAGATCCTAACCTAAATATGCAGTTGTTGTCTACATACACTACATCATGCTGAAAGACTGAGGCTAAGCTACATGTCCCGGGTAAAAAGTCAGCATCCATAGAAGTTAATTATCCCTATAGGATACATGAAAAAAGACACAGGATTGTTCTTGGACTGCAGTGTGCAGATAGTTAGCTCCACCGATTCAAATGTGACAAGGAGTAAAGGTCAGATACAATCTCTGACAGACTAATGTAGTTTGTGAAAAACATACTTCTTGGCATTGCAAGTCACACTTAATACTGTTGGAAGGAAGCCATTTAGCCAAACATGTGAATTGACTGTAGCATGCATGAGAGTagataaacacactgttttaTCCGTCGCTTATGCTCCCGTGCTTGTGTTTTCAGTCTTGTTACATATGAAGTATCGCTCTTACAGCAGCCTCATGCACACCGCTTGAACATGTGgagatatctgtgtgtgtgtgtgtgtgtgtgtgtgtgtgtgtgtgtgtgtgtgtgtgtgtgtgtgtgtgtgtgtgtgtggcatgctGCACGCTGTGTGCATCAGTAACTAATTGGATGCTACTGATGTCACTGTTTTGCAGGCTGTGGCGGAGCTGAGGAAGTCTGGTTTAGAAATGAACTTCTCTTTCCTGAACTACGCCCAGTCCAGTGAGTGCAGGAACTGGCAGGACAGCTCCGTGAGTTACGCTGCCGGGGCGCTCATCGTTCATTGAGGTCGACTTTCGCAGGGGCCACTGCAGCGCCGTCACCCTGCCCTTACTATCTATCGCCATAACCCAACCGAGACACCCTCCCTCTCACCCCACCTCCAGTTACGCCCACTATTTGCAGGAAGGACCTAGACACTCGAAGCCAATacagtcttctctctctgtctctctctctctcagctctcctcCGCCTTTCTCCACCCTCAGTTTGAAGTGTGTCTCAGAGCTTTTGGTTGAAACAATTTGTTTGAAGTGCAGTTTTGAGATTATGTAGGAGCACATGGTTAGAGGAGATAGGTGGGAAGAGTGCGTATTAGTTTGGCTTGGAGTAACTCTCGGGAGACTTATTTAGACTTTTGCAAGGACTGTAGCTGTCCTCTCagtccctttttttcccccctgacAAACCGATGGATTTGAGTTGTAATAATGCAATCGTTACATTTGGACTCTTGGCGATCTGTGCTCATGTAATTTGCCTcagaaaaggaatgaaaataaaactgcagaTCTTAACGGAGAATACTGAAACTTTGccagatgaaaatgaaatgagtgtTTTGACTGACTGCTTCAAGCGACACGCGACTTACACTTGGGGAAGTGTCATAGGTAATTACTACCATCGCTCAACATATGTTGTAGTTGCTAACAAAGGGCTGCACCCAACAAAGTTCACTAACCCCCCAACTGTACAAAACCAAAAACTTTATTACTCTGAGTTTATTAAATATTATCTTTTATCCacattttattccttttatttctcccttttttagttgttttattAGACGTGATGATATTTACTCAAATGGTGTGTAGAGTTGAACAAACGCAGTGTTGTCAGTTAAGCTCTAAGCCCATCAACACGGTTCGCCCAGTAAATTAGTGTGTGCAACACTGCTCCCAGATCCCAGTGATATTATTGTAGCATTATACATATGTTTTTGCAAGGGCCAGACGACTTCTACAGAGATGTAATCAAAGCTGGATATTGTTGAAATTGTTCCCACCACTGACACCTCTAGTCTTTGTTTACACTGCCATCTTCAATCTGTAGTTATTGAATTGAACTGTCAGAAAACCGAGTGGAGATTTCTTTTATTTGCCAGAGTTGCAGAAAATGCCTTTTGTTATGTATTCAGTTCTGTCAGAGCAGCAAAGCCTCTGTTTTGTTCTAGGTGGTCCAGTTAAATCGCAGGGACTGTTATTGTATCTGTTCCCTTTGTAGTAACTTCCGTTTTTGATTTAAGAACGCCAAACCTTATTGGTAAGATTGAAGTCCTCATCCTAATTCAAAGGTTTGCGCCTCAGTGTATGAGAATCAGT
Proteins encoded in this region:
- the memo1 gene encoding protein MEMO1, which translates into the protein MSNRVVCREASHAGSWYSASGSQLNAQLEDWLSKAQSTIRPARAIIAPHAGYTYCGACAAHAYKQVDPSVTRRVFILGPSHHVPLSRCALSPAEIYRTPLYDLRIDQKVYADLWKTGLFERMSLQTDEDEHSIEMHLPYTAKAMESHKDEFSIVPVLVGALSESKEQEYGKLLSKYLADPSNLFIISSDFCHWGQRFRYTYYDESQGEIYRSIEHLDKMGMGIIEQLDPMSFTNYLKKYRNTICGRHPIGVLLNAVAELRKSGLEMNFSFLNYAQSSECRNWQDSSVSYAAGALIVH